From Besnoitia besnoiti strain Bb-Ger1 chromosome Unknown contig00073, whole genome shotgun sequence:
gttctattgtgctagcatggttttcgagaacacaccaaatttccatgagtctattccgggcacacctcgtcttttatcggtgtgctctcaatctaaattcatcttataactttggtttcttagtttgcaattacctttgtactccaaataattacaggtatcactttagcgttcgatatacttctgaagcatcttgtgcatttgctagtgtttcaacatctagttagagaggtagcagcaggatgggaatttaggatgttgcatgcaacaactgcttctttcgtcttcttgtgtatcttaatacacatgtctcgaggtatgtataactccagctatagttatttaactactgcttggatgtctggtttagttttatatctacttactatagccactgcttttcctcggttatgtactaccatggggacagatgagtttctggggtgctacagtcattactaatctcctttctccaataccatattttagtaccttggttactcggtggatactatgtatctgatgtaacattaaaacgattctttgtattgcactttatattaccttttgtaggttgcattctaattgtattacacatcttctatttacatttaaatggttctagtaacctgcaggtattgattccgcacttaaagtagccttcttcctcatatgttaatgaccgatgctaaatgtctatcctatctaattggtttaattttcttacaaacggcttttggtttgattgaattatcgcacccagataactccataccagtgaaccggtttgtaactccgcttcatatcgtacctgaatggtactttttagcatattatgcggtgttaaaagtaatcccatccaaaaccggtggtttgttagtatttatgttatcaacatgtcaatgaaatatcaacaacgatgaaacttattttggttaacataacaacatagaaggtaaagctggattacgttcaacttttacactggatacgtttcaatgttaacttactaaatacaTGGGAGCGAaaagagaatctaatatgtaactccgttcatggaaatcaaagagctttcactgattgtatttatgaaacgtgattagttcacctagccaacacgatcggtttgtttgggaataatatccctatttaagggattgatatgtgctacaataacacagtcggtacgaagtcgaaacaaggtaagttgatggtgaaccagtggcttgaacaaacctttttattgattatgctgactttagtcccgagaaactacagttctgcttaaactgaggagtcaagtaggtacaaaccgtacaaggattaattatgtccatctgtgcatctaagttgagactatcggttatatattttagacgctaacttcccggctaaactttgacttattaaaccagcctgggatcataaaagtactatgtatggtaagattgagcgtgcaacattggatgtcaccatggttatagttacggtacatatataaaatctacagtacgatttgagatttgttacgtgacgagcggttgtgtttaagactagtttacatgcgctcattttaatatgtagttatttaacgaagttctattgtgctagcatggtttcgagaacacaccaaatttccatgagtctattccgggcacacctcgtcttttatcggtgtgctctcaatctaaattcatcttataactttggtttcttagtttgcaattacctttgtactccaaataattacaggtatcactttagcgttccgatatacttctgaagcatcttgtgcatttgctagtgttcaacatctagttagagaggtagcagcaggatgggaatttaggatgttgcatgcaacaactgcttctttcgtcttcttgtgtatcttaatacacatgtctcgaggtatgtataactccagctatagttatttaactactgcttggatgtctggtttagttttatatctacttactatagccactgctttcctcggttatgtactaccatgggacagatgagtttctggggtgctacagtcattactaatctcctttctccaataccatatttagtaccttggttactcggtggatactatgtatctgatgtaacattaaaacgattctttgtattgcactttatattaccttttgtaggttgcattctaattgtattacacatcttctatttacatttaaatggttctagtaaccctgcaggtattgattccgcacttaaagtagccttctatcctcatatgttaatgaccgatgctaaatgtctatcctatctaattggtttaattttcttacaaacggcttttggtttgattgaattatcgcacccagataactccataccagtgaaccggtttgtaactccgcttcatatcgtacctgaatggtactttttagcatattatgcggtgttaaaagtaatcccatccaaaaccggtggtttgttagtatttatgttatcaacatgtcaatgaaatatcaacaacgatgaaacttatttggttaacataacaacatagaaggtaaagctggattacgttcaaactttacactggatacgtttcaatgttaacttactaaataccatgggagcgaagagaatctaatatgtaactccgttcatggaaatcaaaagagctttcactgattgtatttatgaaacgtgattagttcacctagccaacacgatccggttgtttgggaataatatccctatttaagggattgatatgtgctacaataacacagtcggtacgaagtcgaaacaaggtagttgatggtgaaccagtggctgaacaaacctttttattgattatgctgactttagtcccgagaaactacagttctgcttaaactgaggagtcaagtaggtacaaaccgtacaaggattaattatgtccatctgtgcatctaagttgagactatcggttatatattttagacgctaacttcccggctaaacatcccttttctttgaaacacacttcccttctcgccgttagcatgatctcaaagtaccagaagccatgtgatctatatagtataacgggacattagaccgaacctgcgatagataaatatatcttggatgattgtatattagcggctaaatgtcaatcaaacatgcgaattttagtttttccatgaaatctatttggaagaagaggcttgatagtactaccgtaagtacataatatacagtcccagcagtagcggttaaactatagaagagtcgagtattatccatgcataccaggcgtaaaaagcgttcatccagttactaaacaggtgccaggccaacaagaatccgatccgtgtattccgtacagactaacattaagaaggcgactaccaaagtgaatgtcatgatattcgtacagcttgtatacaaatgttggtttttcaaatatacgctggataccactatacttaatgcacttaacatgatggtcatgaaaagcacaagagaacttggatccggtaaacaaagaccttcaagatctaaaccagtagtccaactcgtagtatatactcccagaaaaaggtagtttatatcaacctaggaatcccattttagtaagtgtaacatggagtctagcttcagttgttatctgattggtattgcatgcctggtaCGTAagaaaggaaaggttaaccgctatttaaagacacagttaccgtagctgaGTGAATGCTAAATCCAGAGTATCTCtccttgggcattgaaactagAATGCTCCACAGTTCGAGACCTGTGTTTACACAATCAGTAGATACCATGTTCCTTGTcgatttatataaatctattaatgcttgtcaagttcacttgtatctagttagctcactgcgtattaggatcagaccaaaagagttcactaatgtACTAGAAcataggagatcgcgttagttcttggaaaacgacttccgaaccgCAATATATATGGTACAAAAAGTTACCATAGTCCTCGTACAGAATGCAGCATTAGACATAAAGATCCTAGCTACGGCTATGTATCTTACTTGATCTCAGTTATAAGTAGCATCCTTCTGTACAGTTGTACGTACCAGCATCCAGAAACTGATATTATGgcactcaaatcgaataaacaaagacattatagttcctagaatactgaagatgactccggttatgagatacagacaaccaagttctttatgattgcagtacaccaccaccccactggactgcttaagacagctaaaagtgttggatttcaatatcctactacattaagattattccacatcggttatgttctaggcgtaatatatggattc
This genomic window contains:
- a CDS encoding uncharacterized protein (encoded by transcript BESB_075760), with product MPKERYSGFSIHSATVDINYLFLGVYTTSWTTGLDLEGLCLPDPSSLVLFMTIMLSALSIVVSSVYLKNQHLYTSCTNIMTFTLVVAFLMLVCTEYTDRILVGLAPV